The Sporosarcina luteola genome contains a region encoding:
- the yhfH gene encoding protein YhfH, with the protein MVESIVEFFRNLPAKSCEVCGEKIEEQHECYSTKCDECNIV; encoded by the coding sequence ATGGTCGAGAGTATCGTAGAGTTTTTCAGAAACCTGCCCGCTAAATCCTGTGAAGTTTGTGGAGAGAAAATTGAAGAACAGCATGAATGCTATAGTACTAAATGTGACGAGTGCAATATCGTCTAA
- a CDS encoding antibiotic biosynthesis monooxygenase family protein, producing MYMYLTTGTSDFMKKLQERHADKGMVLMHGGGQSLLVHETEGKSVFQTPRRYEVVSSFGKLTDEGYFVFNNVPVTDEGRPVFEHRFSGGGGRIESQQGFIAFRLLRPLDSDTYIVLTEWEDASDFDRWKHSPAFKESHQSTDMKEFAGNTTHIFSSASYITTYTAKPDEDE from the coding sequence ATGTATATGTATTTGACTACTGGAACAAGTGATTTCATGAAGAAACTTCAGGAGCGCCATGCAGATAAAGGGATGGTCCTCATGCATGGGGGCGGCCAGTCGTTGCTCGTTCATGAAACTGAAGGAAAGTCGGTCTTCCAGACACCAAGACGGTATGAAGTGGTAAGTTCTTTCGGCAAATTGACCGATGAGGGCTACTTCGTTTTCAATAACGTCCCCGTCACAGATGAAGGTCGGCCTGTATTTGAACACCGATTTTCCGGTGGTGGCGGACGGATTGAAAGCCAGCAAGGATTCATCGCTTTCCGCCTTCTCCGCCCGCTCGATTCGGACACGTATATTGTCCTGACTGAATGGGAGGATGCGTCAGACTTTGACCGTTGGAAGCATTCGCCGGCGTTCAAGGAATCACATCAATCGACTGACATGAAGGAATTCGCCGGCAATACAACACATATTTTCTCAAGTGCATCGTATATTACGACGTATACCGCAAAACCTGATGAAGACGAATGA
- the hemY gene encoding protoporphyrinogen oxidase has protein sequence MSEQKKRVVIVGGGITGLSAAFYLQKAAREQNLPIEVTLIEATNRLGGKIQTVRRDGFVIERGPDSFLIRKKSMDTFAKDVGIGDDLVRNATGQAYILVNGRLQPIPGGSVMGIPTMVGPFLKSDLFSLAGKLRAAGDFVLPRSGIEGDQSLGHFFRRRFGPEIVENLIEPLLSGVYAGDIDHMSLQSTFPQFYEVEKKHRSLILGMKKTTPKQVPQKDGHGASKKGAFHSLRNGLESIVEAAEQQLEPGTVRKGIRIESISKQGNQNVLKLNTGETIVADSVILTTGHAAASQLFAPHGLLEGLKEIHTTSVATVALAFPAEAVVQDTEGTGFLVSRSSDYSITACTWVSRKWPTSTPEGKVLLRAFVGRPGEDAIVDLPDGEIERIVLEDLGKIITIKGIPDFTVITRFKDDRPQYRVGHRERIDAARAELKNAFPNVKLAGASYDGVGLPDCINQGKAAVEEVIADLITK, from the coding sequence ATGAGTGAACAAAAGAAGAGAGTTGTCATCGTCGGTGGAGGGATCACCGGGCTTTCCGCAGCATTTTATTTGCAAAAAGCGGCCCGTGAACAAAACTTGCCGATCGAAGTGACATTGATTGAAGCGACGAATCGGCTTGGCGGAAAAATCCAGACGGTCCGCCGTGACGGCTTTGTCATCGAACGGGGGCCGGACAGCTTCCTCATCCGAAAGAAAAGCATGGACACATTCGCGAAGGATGTCGGCATTGGCGACGATCTTGTGCGCAATGCGACGGGCCAAGCGTATATCCTCGTGAACGGTCGGTTGCAACCGATTCCGGGCGGCTCTGTCATGGGCATTCCGACGATGGTCGGCCCATTCCTGAAATCTGACCTGTTTTCATTGGCAGGAAAATTAAGGGCGGCAGGGGATTTCGTATTGCCGCGTTCAGGAATAGAAGGAGATCAGTCACTCGGCCACTTCTTCCGTCGCCGATTCGGCCCGGAAATCGTTGAAAACCTCATCGAGCCGCTGTTATCGGGAGTGTATGCAGGTGATATCGATCATATGAGCCTGCAATCAACGTTTCCGCAATTTTACGAAGTGGAAAAGAAACACCGCAGCCTCATCCTCGGGATGAAAAAGACGACGCCAAAGCAGGTTCCGCAAAAGGATGGACATGGCGCCTCCAAAAAAGGGGCGTTCCATTCGCTTCGGAACGGGCTTGAATCGATCGTCGAGGCGGCAGAACAGCAGTTGGAACCCGGCACGGTGAGAAAAGGCATCCGGATCGAAAGCATTTCCAAGCAGGGGAATCAAAATGTTCTAAAGCTGAATACCGGTGAAACGATTGTGGCGGATTCCGTCATCTTGACGACAGGTCATGCGGCGGCAAGCCAACTATTCGCTCCCCATGGTCTGTTGGAGGGGCTGAAGGAAATCCACACGACATCCGTCGCGACAGTCGCACTCGCATTTCCTGCAGAAGCGGTCGTCCAAGATACGGAAGGGACAGGTTTCCTCGTATCCCGTAGCAGTGATTATTCCATCACCGCATGCACATGGGTCTCCCGGAAATGGCCGACGTCGACGCCAGAAGGGAAAGTCTTGCTGCGCGCATTCGTCGGGCGTCCGGGAGAAGATGCGATTGTCGATTTGCCCGATGGCGAGATCGAGCGGATCGTCCTCGAAGACTTAGGGAAGATCATAACAATCAAAGGCATACCGGATTTCACAGTCATTACGCGCTTTAAGGATGATCGGCCACAATACCGGGTCGGGCATCGCGAACGTATAGACGCCGCCCGTGCAGAACTGAAAAATGCTTTTCCGAACGTCAAATTGGCAGGCGCCTCCTATGACGGTGTCGGACTGCCGGACTGCATAAATCAAGGCAAAGCGGCTGTGGAAGAGGTCATTGCTGATTTGATTACGAAATAA
- the hemH gene encoding ferrochelatase yields MTKRKMGLLVMAYGTPYKDEDILPYYTHIRRGRPPAPEQLEDLKARYQAIGGISPLAKITENQANALGDRLNAMQDEIEFNVYVGLKHITPFVEEAVEQMEADGIKEAVSIVLAPHYSTFSVKSYNERAKEEAEKHGISMTSVESWYKQPKFIEYWADKIRSTYENMSDTEREKACLVVSAHSLPEKIKQFGDPYPEQLEETAKLIAEAAEVEQYAVGWQSEGQTGEPWLGPDVQDLTRDLHEEKGYETFVYTPVGFVSDHLEVLYDNDHECKVVCDEIGASYYRPAMPNTDPLFINAMADAVLEQLKEA; encoded by the coding sequence ATGACAAAAAGGAAAATGGGACTTTTAGTCATGGCGTACGGAACGCCATACAAGGATGAGGATATCTTACCGTACTACACGCATATCCGGCGCGGCCGTCCGCCTGCACCGGAACAACTGGAAGATTTGAAGGCCCGTTATCAAGCGATCGGCGGTATTTCCCCGCTCGCGAAAATTACGGAAAACCAGGCAAATGCACTTGGCGACCGTCTGAATGCAATGCAGGATGAAATCGAATTCAACGTCTATGTCGGCTTGAAGCATATTACGCCATTTGTCGAAGAAGCAGTGGAACAGATGGAAGCTGACGGAATCAAAGAAGCGGTGTCAATCGTTTTGGCACCCCACTATTCTACATTCTCCGTGAAATCATATAATGAACGCGCGAAGGAAGAAGCCGAGAAGCACGGAATTTCCATGACATCGGTCGAAAGCTGGTACAAACAGCCGAAATTCATCGAATACTGGGCAGATAAGATTCGCAGTACGTATGAAAATATGAGCGATACAGAACGTGAAAAGGCGTGCCTCGTCGTTTCGGCACACTCCTTGCCTGAGAAGATCAAGCAATTCGGAGATCCGTATCCGGAACAATTGGAAGAGACAGCGAAATTGATTGCAGAAGCGGCTGAAGTTGAACAGTATGCAGTCGGCTGGCAAAGTGAAGGGCAGACGGGAGAGCCATGGCTCGGACCGGACGTCCAAGACTTGACGCGCGACTTGCATGAGGAGAAAGGCTATGAAACATTCGTCTATACCCCGGTCGGCTTCGTTTCAGATCATTTAGAAGTCCTTTATGATAATGACCATGAATGTAAAGTTGTATGCGACGAAATCGGTGCTTCTTATTACCGTCCCGCAATGCCGAATACGGACCCGCTATTCATTAACGCAATGGCGGATGCGGTGCTTGAGCAATTGAAGGAAGCCTGA
- a CDS encoding response regulator transcription factor, with amino-acid sequence MRNHRIFIVEDDKKIAKLLADTLRKYQYDVAIVEDFDNVEAECSAFDPHLILLDINLPSYDGYYWCRQLRQTTTCPIIFISARSGDMDQVFALENGGDDFITKPFHYEIVLAKIRSHLRRAFGEYAPSQGERTVKLGSLELFIERMELHLRDEEIPLQKKECVILELLMEASPKVVSRETLLEELWDDQSFVDENTLNVNMTRVRKKLTDYGVQSVIETVRGSGYRFLIAPEES; translated from the coding sequence ATGAGGAACCATCGTATCTTCATTGTTGAGGACGATAAAAAAATTGCGAAGCTGTTGGCGGATACGTTGCGTAAATATCAGTATGACGTAGCGATTGTCGAGGATTTTGATAATGTGGAGGCCGAATGTTCGGCGTTCGATCCGCATTTGATTCTCCTCGATATCAATCTGCCTTCGTATGACGGTTATTATTGGTGCCGGCAGCTTCGGCAGACGACGACATGCCCTATCATTTTCATCTCCGCGCGTTCGGGCGATATGGACCAAGTGTTTGCGCTCGAGAACGGAGGGGATGATTTCATTACGAAACCTTTCCATTACGAGATCGTCCTTGCGAAGATCAGAAGTCATTTGAGAAGGGCGTTCGGGGAATACGCACCGAGCCAGGGGGAGCGGACGGTGAAGCTCGGTTCACTTGAGCTGTTCATCGAACGGATGGAGCTGCATTTGCGTGATGAGGAAATACCGCTTCAGAAGAAGGAGTGTGTCATCCTTGAGCTGCTGATGGAGGCGTCGCCGAAAGTCGTTTCACGGGAGACGCTGCTCGAAGAATTATGGGACGATCAGTCATTTGTCGATGAAAACACGTTGAATGTGAATATGACGCGCGTGCGGAAAAAGCTGACCGATTACGGCGTACAGTCTGTCATTGAGACGGTCCGCGGGTCAGGTTACCGTTTCCTCATTGCGCCGGAGGAATCATGA
- a CDS encoding lipoate--protein ligase, translating into MYFVDNKGITDPRINLAIEEYVLKNMDIDKDPFLLFYINEPSIIIGKNQNTVEEINTEYVDANGIHVVRRLSGGGAVYHDLGNLNYSFITKDDGESFRNFKKFTEPVIKALGEMGVTAELLGRNDILVEGRKVSGNAQFATQGRMFTHGTLMFDTEIERVVSALKVKKDKIESKGIKSIRSRVANISEFIEGPMTIEQFRMEILKSIFEGEENIQYWELTDEDWDNIRALSAERYGNWDWNYGKSPKFNMQHSHRFPVGGIDVRLQVEKGNIINDVNIFGDFFGVGDVAVVEDSLKGVQYDRESITEALDSVDIPTLLGGITKEEFINLIY; encoded by the coding sequence GTGTATTTCGTTGATAATAAAGGCATTACCGATCCGAGGATCAACCTTGCGATCGAGGAGTATGTATTGAAAAACATGGACATCGACAAAGATCCGTTTCTGCTGTTCTATATCAACGAACCGTCGATCATTATCGGAAAGAACCAGAACACAGTCGAAGAGATCAATACCGAATACGTCGATGCGAACGGAATCCACGTCGTTCGGAGGCTTTCAGGCGGAGGGGCAGTCTACCACGATTTGGGGAACTTGAATTACAGTTTCATTACGAAAGATGACGGTGAGTCGTTCCGCAATTTTAAGAAATTCACCGAGCCGGTCATCAAGGCATTGGGAGAAATGGGCGTTACAGCGGAACTACTCGGACGCAATGATATCCTCGTCGAAGGGCGGAAAGTTTCGGGCAATGCGCAATTCGCGACGCAAGGCCGCATGTTCACTCACGGGACGTTAATGTTTGATACGGAAATCGAGCGGGTTGTGTCTGCATTGAAAGTGAAGAAGGACAAAATCGAATCGAAAGGGATCAAGTCGATCCGCAGCCGTGTCGCAAACATTTCGGAGTTCATCGAAGGACCGATGACGATTGAACAATTCCGCATGGAAATTCTAAAGTCGATTTTCGAAGGCGAAGAGAACATCCAGTATTGGGAACTGACCGACGAGGACTGGGACAACATCCGGGCCTTATCCGCAGAGCGTTACGGCAACTGGGACTGGAACTACGGCAAATCCCCGAAATTCAATATGCAGCATTCCCACCGCTTCCCTGTTGGCGGGATCGATGTGCGCCTGCAAGTCGAAAAAGGGAATATTATTAATGACGTCAACATTTTCGGCGACTTTTTCGGCGTCGGTGATGTGGCGGTAGTCGAAGATAGTCTAAAGGGCGTCCAATACGATCGCGAATCAATTACGGAGGCACTCGACTCGGTCGACATTCCGACCTTGTTGGGTGGAATTACGAAAGAGGAATTCATTAATTTAATCTATTAA
- a CDS encoding M20 family metallopeptidase, producing the protein MNEQLFEKLDCAYEEMIVIRRYLHMHPELSFKEEKTAQYIHDFYANLGVDVRTGVGGNGVVARVKGARPGKTVALRADFDALPIQDEKDVPYKSTVPGVMHACGHDGHTAALLQLAKAIHELREDLAGEYVFIHQHAEEFAPGGAISMIEDGCLEGVDVIFSTHLWSLIPYKTIEYLTGPVMAAADRFEITIQGAGGHGAAPHQTKDAIVIGAQLVMNLQQLVSRRVDPIESAVLSVGSFVADNAFNVIADSAKLGGTVRTFNPDVRDMMEREMARVVEGTALANDCEIRFDYFRGYPAVVNHKEETEFLKAIAESVPGVEHVMEGKPQMGGEDFAYYLEKVPGTFFFTGAQPADTYPHHHPKFDFEEQAMLLAAKTLGAAALDYQAD; encoded by the coding sequence ATGAATGAGCAACTGTTCGAGAAATTGGATTGTGCTTACGAAGAAATGATTGTCATCCGCAGATATCTTCATATGCATCCGGAATTATCTTTCAAAGAGGAAAAAACAGCGCAATACATCCATGATTTTTACGCAAATCTCGGCGTCGATGTCCGTACAGGCGTCGGCGGCAATGGCGTAGTGGCCAGGGTCAAAGGAGCGCGTCCCGGCAAGACGGTCGCTTTGCGTGCAGATTTTGACGCATTGCCGATTCAGGATGAAAAAGACGTCCCTTACAAATCGACAGTACCCGGCGTCATGCACGCTTGCGGACATGACGGCCATACAGCAGCATTGCTGCAATTGGCGAAGGCGATTCATGAGCTGCGGGAAGATCTCGCAGGGGAATACGTCTTCATTCACCAGCATGCCGAGGAATTTGCGCCGGGTGGGGCCATCTCAATGATCGAAGACGGTTGCCTAGAGGGTGTCGATGTGATTTTCAGCACACATCTTTGGTCGCTCATCCCCTACAAAACTATCGAATATTTAACAGGTCCGGTCATGGCGGCTGCGGACCGTTTTGAAATTACGATTCAAGGGGCAGGTGGCCATGGAGCGGCGCCGCATCAGACGAAGGACGCCATCGTTATCGGTGCGCAACTCGTCATGAACTTGCAGCAGCTCGTATCCCGCCGCGTCGATCCGATTGAGTCGGCCGTATTGTCCGTCGGTTCATTCGTTGCGGACAACGCGTTCAATGTCATCGCCGATTCCGCAAAGCTTGGCGGCACGGTGCGAACTTTCAATCCAGATGTCCGCGACATGATGGAGCGGGAAATGGCCCGGGTCGTGGAAGGCACGGCACTTGCCAATGATTGTGAAATCCGGTTCGACTATTTCCGCGGCTATCCTGCCGTCGTGAACCATAAAGAAGAAACCGAGTTCTTGAAAGCCATTGCCGAATCCGTTCCCGGCGTCGAGCACGTCATGGAAGGCAAGCCGCAAATGGGCGGCGAGGATTTCGCATACTATTTAGAGAAGGTGCCTGGCACATTCTTCTTCACAGGTGCACAGCCAGCTGACACATATCCCCATCATCATCCGAAATTCGATTTTGAAGAGCAGGCGATGCTGCTCGCTGCGAAAACGCTTGGCGCTGCCGCTTTGGATTATCAGGCTGACTAA
- the yhfH gene encoding protein YhfH, giving the protein MLENVIEFFKNLPAKTCAECGKDIEEQHECYSNKCDECNII; this is encoded by the coding sequence ATGCTAGAGAATGTCATTGAGTTTTTCAAGAACCTGCCTGCGAAAACCTGTGCCGAATGCGGAAAAGATATTGAGGAACAGCATGAATGCTACAGCAATAAATGCGATGAGTGCAACATCATCTAA
- a CDS encoding sensor histidine kinase, translating to MKQIVLFLREHLSWIIFEVMLVTFILVLYWLDGFRGINTAIYSIIMSLLLTGGFLIGKFITRRPYYEAILQKPEKMEDALIRNIQTTEQRQSTAFMRDLYTLYQAEVQSLYASQHRQLQFVNQWVHQMKTPISVINLLLQEDGELDKRSLREEVDKIQRGLDVVLVNARLETFEEDMQIEQVGLKGLVQQIVTDHKRLFITNGVYPVISIDESLIVATDEKWMKIAIGQFITNAVKYTFEKGKRLYLSAKQTAIGFELTIRDEGVGIPASDLKRVTKAFFTGENGRLTGESTGMGLYIADEVCLKLGHPLTIESEVGQGTTVKILFTNGEIGEADEELDREIGASDEDL from the coding sequence ATGAAGCAGATTGTTTTATTCCTGAGAGAGCATTTATCCTGGATCATTTTCGAGGTGATGCTTGTAACATTTATCCTCGTCCTCTATTGGTTGGACGGCTTCCGCGGAATCAATACGGCAATCTACTCAATCATTATGAGCTTGCTGCTGACGGGGGGCTTCCTCATCGGGAAGTTCATCACCAGGCGACCGTATTACGAAGCGATCTTGCAAAAACCCGAGAAGATGGAAGATGCGCTCATCCGCAATATACAGACGACGGAGCAGCGCCAATCGACAGCGTTCATGCGCGATTTGTATACATTGTATCAAGCCGAAGTGCAATCCCTGTACGCATCGCAGCACCGTCAGTTACAGTTCGTCAACCAATGGGTGCATCAAATGAAGACGCCGATTTCTGTCATCAACTTGCTGTTGCAGGAAGACGGCGAACTCGACAAGCGCAGCCTCCGAGAGGAAGTCGATAAAATCCAACGCGGACTTGATGTCGTACTCGTCAACGCGCGGCTTGAGACGTTCGAGGAAGATATGCAGATCGAACAAGTCGGCTTGAAGGGTCTCGTTCAGCAAATTGTGACGGACCATAAGCGGCTGTTCATTACAAATGGCGTCTACCCGGTCATTTCAATTGATGAATCGCTCATCGTTGCGACCGACGAGAAATGGATGAAAATCGCCATCGGCCAGTTCATTACAAATGCTGTGAAATATACATTTGAAAAAGGGAAGCGCCTTTATCTGTCAGCGAAACAAACAGCTATCGGCTTCGAGCTGACAATCCGCGATGAAGGTGTCGGCATTCCGGCATCAGATCTGAAGCGGGTGACGAAGGCGTTCTTCACAGGTGAAAATGGCCGGCTGACCGGTGAATCGACAGGGATGGGGCTGTACATCGCCGATGAGGTCTGTTTGAAGCTCGGCCATCCATTGACGATTGAATCGGAAGTGGGGCAAGGGACTACTGTCAAGATTCTGTTTACAAATGGAGAGATAGGTGAAGCGGATGAAGAACTCGATCGTGAAATTGGAGCAAGTGACGAAGATCTATGA
- the hemE gene encoding uroporphyrinogen decarboxylase: MTTFNDTLLRAARGEKIDHTPVWFMRQAGRSQPEYRKIKEKYSLEEITHQPELCAYVTKLPVDQYNVDAAILYKDIVTPLPGIGVDVKIKAGVGPVISNPIRSVQDVHNLGELSPEDDIPFVIDTIKILKEQLNVPLIGFAGAPFTLASYMIEGGPSKSYNLTKSFMVSEPEAWFALMNKLGDTIITSIKAQVAAGAAAIQVFDSWVGALNVSDYRIFIKPVMTRIFNELRELNVPLITFGVGASHLANEWHDLPVDVVGLDWRLSIKEAGERGLTKTLQGNLDPALLLADWDIIEERAKVIVEQGVEHGSHIFNLGHGVFPEVQPATLQRLTEFVHEYSTQLRK; encoded by the coding sequence ATGACAACATTTAACGATACACTGCTTCGTGCTGCAAGAGGAGAAAAAATCGACCATACACCGGTTTGGTTCATGAGGCAAGCGGGCCGTTCTCAGCCTGAATACCGCAAAATAAAAGAGAAGTATTCATTAGAAGAAATTACCCATCAGCCGGAGCTTTGCGCTTATGTGACAAAGCTGCCTGTCGACCAATACAATGTCGACGCTGCGATTTTATATAAGGATATCGTGACGCCGCTTCCGGGAATCGGAGTGGATGTAAAAATAAAAGCGGGTGTCGGCCCTGTCATTTCAAATCCGATCCGTTCAGTGCAAGACGTCCATAATCTCGGAGAGCTTTCACCAGAGGACGATATCCCATTCGTCATCGACACGATCAAGATCTTGAAAGAGCAATTGAATGTACCATTGATTGGCTTTGCCGGAGCGCCATTCACATTGGCTAGCTACATGATTGAGGGCGGTCCTTCAAAAAGCTATAACTTAACGAAATCTTTCATGGTGTCTGAGCCTGAAGCATGGTTTGCACTCATGAATAAATTGGGCGATACAATCATCACATCGATCAAAGCACAGGTAGCAGCCGGAGCGGCAGCGATCCAAGTGTTCGATTCATGGGTCGGCGCATTGAACGTCTCCGATTACAGGATTTTCATCAAACCTGTCATGACACGCATCTTTAATGAACTTCGCGAATTGAATGTTCCATTGATTACTTTCGGTGTCGGGGCAAGCCACTTGGCAAACGAATGGCATGACCTTCCAGTCGACGTCGTCGGTTTGGACTGGCGTTTATCCATCAAGGAAGCCGGGGAAAGAGGATTGACGAAGACATTACAAGGCAACTTGGACCCTGCATTGCTTCTAGCAGATTGGGATATCATCGAAGAACGTGCGAAAGTCATCGTTGAACAAGGCGTCGAGCACGGCAGCCACATTTTCAACCTTGGCCACGGCGTCTTCCCTGAAGTCCAGCCTGCTACATTGCAACGATTGACAGAATTCGTTCACGAATACAGCACGCAGCTTCGCAAATAA
- a CDS encoding glycerophosphodiester phosphodiesterase: protein MKKLLVLFSTAVLLSACSIGNEWDNPMPEEDFLIIGHRGASAYEPENTIPAFELAEDLNADYVELDVHLTMDGELIVMHDDDVKRTTEAAGKIKDFTLAELKQLTADEKKGEKIAASGRDEEEYEVPTLREVVEQMKGDLRFVIELKDTEQYPGIEEELVRLMEEQELIGLDAEGYPEAVILSFDKKALKQVHKIDPEIPLIQLISFDEGEEAALTKKELKDILSYASGINVSYEALTPPFVNTMHGEGLAVYAYTVNDAEAALRLKAMGVNGIATDEPDILDEQNSR from the coding sequence ATGAAAAAACTGCTAGTCTTATTTAGTACAGCCGTCCTATTATCTGCTTGTTCCATCGGAAATGAGTGGGACAATCCGATGCCGGAGGAAGACTTCCTTATCATCGGGCATCGCGGCGCTTCGGCATACGAACCGGAAAACACGATTCCTGCCTTTGAGCTTGCGGAAGACCTTAATGCGGATTACGTAGAGCTTGACGTCCATTTGACGATGGACGGGGAACTGATTGTCATGCACGACGATGACGTGAAACGGACGACAGAAGCAGCCGGGAAGATAAAGGATTTCACATTGGCCGAATTGAAACAGCTGACCGCGGATGAGAAGAAAGGCGAGAAAATCGCCGCCAGCGGCAGAGACGAAGAAGAGTATGAAGTCCCTACATTGCGGGAAGTGGTTGAACAGATGAAAGGAGACCTCCGCTTTGTCATCGAGTTGAAAGATACAGAGCAATACCCCGGCATCGAGGAGGAATTGGTCCGACTCATGGAAGAACAGGAGTTGATCGGTCTCGACGCCGAAGGGTATCCGGAAGCGGTCATCCTTTCATTCGACAAGAAGGCGCTGAAACAAGTGCATAAGATCGACCCTGAGATTCCGCTGATTCAATTGATCTCCTTCGACGAAGGGGAGGAAGCGGCACTAACGAAGAAGGAATTGAAGGATATTCTATCGTACGCTTCAGGCATTAACGTGAGCTACGAAGCATTGACGCCTCCTTTCGTCAACACAATGCACGGCGAGGGTCTCGCAGTATATGCTTACACGGTGAATGACGCCGAAGCCGCCTTGCGGTTGAAAGCGATGGGCGTCAACGGCATCGCTACGGACGAACCCGATATTTTGGACGAACAAAACAGTCGGTGA
- a CDS encoding ABC transporter ATP-binding protein, giving the protein MKNSIVKLEQVTKIYEGKVMHRALKRLDFEAEAGEFIAIMGPSGSGKTTLLNIISTIDMPTYGRVMIDGIEPEALNANELALFRRHNFGFVFQDINLLKSLTVEENLVLPLTLDGLPIMEMKKRVTRLAGQLRLKEILNRRPDELSGGQAQRTAVGRALIHNPKLILADEPTGNLDSNSAKEVLELLSLVNETERTTIIMVTHDPIAASYCDRVLFIKDGEFFNEIYKDERRQTFFQRILNVLSLLGGNVNDLRML; this is encoded by the coding sequence ATGAAGAACTCGATCGTGAAATTGGAGCAAGTGACGAAGATCTATGAAGGAAAAGTGATGCACCGCGCGCTGAAACGCCTTGACTTCGAGGCGGAAGCCGGGGAATTCATCGCCATCATGGGGCCCTCAGGAAGCGGAAAGACGACATTGCTGAACATCATTTCAACAATCGACATGCCAACATACGGACGAGTCATGATTGACGGCATCGAGCCCGAAGCATTGAATGCGAATGAACTGGCACTGTTCAGACGTCATAATTTCGGCTTCGTCTTCCAGGACATCAATCTGCTTAAAAGTTTGACAGTAGAAGAGAATCTCGTGCTGCCGCTCACATTGGACGGGCTGCCGATCATGGAAATGAAAAAACGGGTCACCCGGCTGGCGGGTCAATTGAGGTTGAAAGAAATCCTCAACCGGCGTCCGGATGAGCTGTCGGGTGGACAGGCGCAACGGACCGCAGTCGGACGTGCGTTGATTCATAATCCTAAGCTTATTCTTGCGGATGAGCCGACAGGGAATCTCGATTCGAATTCAGCAAAGGAAGTCCTCGAATTGCTCAGTCTTGTCAATGAAACCGAGCGGACGACGATCATCATGGTGACGCATGATCCAATTGCCGCAAGTTATTGTGACCGCGTGCTGTTCATCAAGGACGGCGAGTTTTTCAATGAAATCTACAAGGATGAGCGACGCCAGACGTTCTTCCAACGGATTTTGAATGTGCTTAGTTTACTTGGAGGGAATGTCAATGACTTGCGGATGCTGTAA